The following nucleotide sequence is from Pseudomonadota bacterium.
CTTTCAGGCTCAATAATTTAAGTGGGTTATGTGGCATGCAAACTTGACCAATTACTGGCAAAGTTTATAACTGGCTGAATTTAATCAATTGTTTTTTTTAAATATAATTTGATTTATTCTTCTTCGCGAATGTCGGGTTAAATGTTTTCGTCTTGTTGGAAACTATCATCCTCGGAAGATCTTCCTTTCTGATACGAACTATCTCTTTAATGGACGATTCAAGGCTTGTCCCATTTCATATTGGTCCCAATGCCTTATAAGAAGCCCTTTGAATGGCGTGTCTAACAACGTGAGGACGAATGGGTTTATTCACCTTTCTGTTAAGGATTTCATGGACTCGCGTAAATTCTTGATTCACCGGTTGCCAGTCTATCTTATTAATCTGTACTTTATTTGCATATTCAACTGCCTTAATCGCTGAAAGTGAGCCGGCGCTCATATTCATATCAAGGCCGGCGGTTCTTACACCTCTGATACCACCACCTAACGGGCAGAAAAAACCGGGTATATCGGTTGCAAGATTCTCGTCAACTATTGGATGCGCATTGGATTCATACCAGGTCATTAGCCATGAATTCACAATCAGTCAATCTGGCACCGTGCCTTAAGACAATCGCATCCAGATCTCCCGTATTATCAGGACTGCCAATAGAAGTCGGGCTTACGGTAATCCAGCCATAGTGCCATGTGCAAGGACCTGCGGCAGCAATCGTGGTTTTAGCCCTGAAAACACGATATGATTATAGACTGCGCTCATCGCCTTCTGATTGCCCAGACCCTCCGAGTACCAAAAGTTGAACCTATATGCCGGATCGCTATCTATTATACTGGAAACATAGTTGTCCCAATTCATACCAAACCCGCCGCTAAATCCGAAAGGCCCCTTGTCTACCATTAATAAATTGGCGCCCTGACCAAAGGCCTCCATAGCAGCAGATACAGCCGCGAAACCACCCCCAAGGATAAGTATATCAGTATCATATACTTCGTAAACAGGCTCTGGTACGAGAACTGTCTTTCCAGGAACCGGAACTTCTTTGGACATATCTTTACTGGCTAAGGCATCACCGGCAAGATTGGCCATGCCCATAGTGCCTGCTATACCACCGGCAAAAAGACTGGCATTTTTCAAAAAATCCCTGCGCGATGTTACCTTATTCTCCTTCTTTTTGTTTTTTGCCATCTTTATTACTCCTTTCAGGATTCGAAAGAAACTCTACTAAACTTTGATTGCAAAAACAGGTTTGTTGTTGGACTATGTAAGAGTTTATCTGATGTAAAAATATCTGCTAAATTTTCAAAGGAAGTTTTCCATACTCTTTTGCCGCCTCCATGAAAATATCCAGGTGCTCTGCCGGAGTGTTCGTATCCAAACCATCTGTTGCCAATACAAAGCGCCCGCCTGCCCATCCTTCCTTTATAAGCCTTTTTACTTCATCACGAATTTTATCCGCAGGTCCATGAACTAATATGTTGCTGCTCATACCATAACGCAGTGTAAGGTTATAATCTACTGCTATTTTTTTTGCTTTCTCCAGAGGTGTAGGCTGGCCGCTGTGCAAGAAAAATCCATGAACACCGGCTTTGGCATATGATTCCAAAACATGTGACCAGTCTCCGGCTCCTATTATAAAGCAAGGACAAGGTAAAGATTTAACCAGGCCGCATACATATGGAAACTCATATTCTTTATGCATGGCGTATGATACCTGGTCATCAACTCCTACAATATGGATCATGTCGGCACCTGCCTCAAACATTGCCGTACCGTAATCAATTGTAAATTTCATGACCAAAGCGGCTATGCTGTGAGCCAGCACCGGATCTTTACGAAGGGCCAGAAATTGCTTATCCATAGGCATGATAACGGGACCAATGGCCCCGGGAATGGGCATAAAACCAAAGATAGGCATAATATCGCCAAGCTTTTTCTTGAGTATGCTAAGCATCCAGAGCTGCCATGGCAGTGTGCCGTCTTTGCGTGGGTTCGGTATTTTTACTTTTACCAGATCCGCTGCTGTATTAATTATACTTTCACTAACAAAAGGAACTCCATGATCACTATAGACCATTTTTGCACCGAATTCTTTTTCTCCTGCGCTGAACCGAAAAGCGGAAGGTGTGTCATAGCCGAATCTCTCCAAATGAGTAAGATATGCAAAAAGTGCTGTTTTCGGATTGCTGTATAGTTCGGATGTTGTTACCCCGTAGTTGGTTGCTGCATGCAGACCTATAGCACACACCTGAATGGGAATCCGATCGGGCGTTTCTCCCCGATATACGGTTTCAAATCGTTCGCGAGGTGTTATTGCCTCAGTTGCAACCCGTTGCCGGATTTTTCCGCATATCTCGTCTACTTTGGCTTCTTCTTCTGTAGTCAGTTGAACTCCGTAGTCTTCCATCATGCTACCTCCTCCTCATTTGATCCGGCATCCAGACCTATTTTAGTTTGCCGGAATGACGAAAATATGGGTTTTCTGACTTTCTATGGTTTCATCATACTCACATCTTAGCAAATTTAATTGCAGCTGACATACTGGCGTCCATATGTTCAGGGGTTGTATAATAGTCAATAGCACCCAAACCTATCGTGCATCTGTTGTTTGGAATTGCCTTTGCGGCATCACACCTTTCCTTTATCTCTTCTTCGATTTTGGATATAGGTCCGCTAAGAAGGAGTTTGTCTGAAGGAGCATAGCATCCGTAAAGGTTGTTTTTTTGCATAAAATCATTTACTATTTTGTAGTCGGTAATATCTCCTGTGCACATGATTCCGTCGAAGCTGTCATCCCCTAAAGCTCCGGCTTTAAGCATTTCATCCAGCCAATCGATAGCTCCATTGAAGGCCCAGGCATGAACGATAGGCTTATTTACCGCGGCTTTTACTGCCTTGCCGATTCTTGCATATTCACCGGCAGCCCACTCTGACCCTTTTACAGGATACATTCCAACATCTGAGCACATGTAGCTGTAATCTACTTTTCCTAAATTGGTTACTGCTATACCCAGTTTGATCAACCAGTCAGAAGCAAGGTGCGTTGCCTTTATGCAGAATTCTTGATTCTTGCGGAGATATTTCATAAATTGATTGCAACCCATCATATGCATGGCGGCAAATCCGTCCGGCCCTTCACAAAAAGACCCTTCGATGGGCATAACATTGCTTAGTTCGTATTTATCAAATATCCGTCTTACTTCCTGGCAAAACCAGAGATATTGAGCAAACATGCCATGTTTTGTCGGATCGGGTGCTTCCAGTCCTTCCAGATCTTCAATAGTCTTTATCGGCAATTCTCCATCATGAACAGGGTTGCCGTTTTCTATAAACATTGAATCACCACCGAATAATTCTTCTCCATAAGAGATTGGTGCACAAAACATTCTTTCCATTTTATAGCGGGCTGTGGTTGCCAGATGTGATTTAACCAACAGCTTGGGATAATAGTAAGCATCGATGGTTTTTACGGCATTAGCAAACCCGTCAAGAGTTCGCACGGCATAGGATGGGAAGTAAAACGTCTCCACAATCAGACGGTCTCTTTCCTTGCCTTCCATAGTTGCCTTGAAGCGTTCCATCGGCGTCATTTCTTCTTCGGAGATATTTTTATGAATCTTATTGCAGTATCGCTCTATCTCTCTTTCCTCTTCAGAGCTCCATGTAAGACAGGCATTTAATTCATCCAGTGATTTTCCGTAGTATGGACCAGCACCTTTCATCTTTCCTAATTTAACGGTCATGGTAGTTTGTCTCCTTTTTTTGCAAAATAGTATATTATATTATTACCGGATAATTAATTGCTTCCTTATTTTGATAACAACAAGAAATTATTCACGGCAAAAAAGCTGGGATCCAGTTTTGAAGCCGGCATAAATAGGAATGATTCCGGATGTGTTGATCGGCTAACACATGTAGAGTGATGAGTTTTTTCGTCAATAAATGGCATGGCATCAAAATCTCCTGTATTATTTTTACCGCTTGGAGTTTCGCTGTAATGCAATAAAGTAGTAATCCATGTCCTGAAATCACCGGATCTTTCATATACTTCCTTGTACCATATGGTATAAGTTTCCTGATCAATATAATTTACGTGCAACCCCCAGTTATAATAAGGATCTTTAGGCATCTGTTCCACAATCCATACTTTCCTTGGGACATAGGTAATACCAAGAGGCGCCCAGGATGCACCCTTCCAGTTTGGATCTTCATAACCGCATTTGATATGATTGCCGGTATAAGGATATGCCCTGGACATTCTTCCATCCGGCAATTCCTGAGCAGGAATCATATTCGGACTGGTAAAAGAAACTAGAATTGTCTTTTCTCCCACATACCTCCATTTCATGTTTCTGTCTTTCCCATCCCACATATAATTCGTATCCATCCATGAATCAGAGCCCATATAGGGGTCGGACTTCGATGTTGTGCCGGTTTGTCTAATCCTTCGGATGGCAGGAACATAGGCATAATTGCTATCTTGCTTTTCATCCATATATATATAGCTCAATGTATTGGTTCCTTTTACGCTCATAGGTTCCATAACATTCTGGAATTGGTAGTAGAGAAACTTATCGGGATTTTTTATTTCCTGGCCTGGTGGACGGCCATTCATATAAAGGCGCTGATCTACGCCTTCAATATAGCGTTCCTCATCTTTTTTATCTATCCAACTAATATATATATGTTCTCTTGAGGCCATAAAACGGTATCTTTGGAAATTAAAATTATATATCATCTTTTCTCCGGCCTTGGGATCTTTCAGATCAATGTTAGGAAAAGGATAACCGTAAATATTTTCCGGATATTTTCCGGTGCGTTTATCGATCAAATCACCCTCATGTGTTATGTCAAATTTCTCTCCATTCTTTGCGCTTGCTGCAAGAAAGCTGTCACTATGTTTGTATTTGAAGTTTATTTTCCCCGGTGTAACAACATAGTCACCTCTTTCAACCGCAAGGTACATAGCCGGAATAAGAAGCTCTTTGAATTGACTGCAGTTGGTCTTGTCGATCACTTTTGGCAAATCCATAGCTTTAACGTTA
It contains:
- a CDS encoding DUF1329 domain-containing protein, which gives rise to MKRMIILKYFGLPLCFLLILLLCGTNVKAMDLPKVIDKTNCSQFKELLIPAMYLAVERGDYVVTPGKINFKYKHSDSFLAASAKNGEKFDITHEGDLIDKRTGKYPENIYGYPFPNIDLKDPKAGEKMIYNFNFQRYRFMASREHIYISWIDKKDEERYIEGVDQRLYMNGRPPGQEIKNPDKFLYYQFQNVMEPMSVKGTNTLSYIYMDEKQDSNYAYVPAIRRIRQTGTTSKSDPYMGSDSWMDTNYMWDGKDRNMKWRYVGEKTILVSFTSPNMIPAQELPDGRMSRAYPYTGNHIKCGYEDPNWKGASWAPLGITYVPRKVWIVEQMPKDPYYNWGLHVNYIDQETYTIWYKEVYERSGDFRTWITTLLHYSETPSGKNNTGDFDAMPFIDEKTHHSTCVSRSTHPESFLFMPASKLDPSFFAVNNFLLLSK